From one Candidatus Methanoplasma termitum genomic stretch:
- the queC gene encoding 7-cyano-7-deazaguanine synthase QueC translates to MPKAVVLLSGGLDSTVTLAAAIDEGNEPTALSFRYGQRHTKELGSAEAVCKHYEIEHLIIDIDLSSFRSALTDESLEVPSDREGKPDENIPITYVPSRNIIFLSIAAGVCESIGAEAIYIGANAVDYSGYPDCRYDFFEAFRKMLTVGTKAGVEGNPIDIRTPILELSKADIVRKGKELNAPLHLTWSCYNGGGKACGHCDSCRLRLKGFREAGYTDEIEYEG, encoded by the coding sequence ATGCCCAAGGCGGTTGTGCTGTTATCGGGGGGATTGGACTCCACGGTAACATTGGCAGCCGCCATTGATGAAGGGAACGAGCCTACCGCATTAAGTTTCAGGTACGGACAGAGGCATACGAAAGAGCTCGGGTCCGCAGAGGCGGTCTGTAAGCACTATGAGATAGAGCACCTGATAATCGACATAGATCTTTCTTCTTTCAGGTCTGCTCTCACGGATGAGAGTTTGGAGGTCCCTTCCGACAGAGAAGGGAAACCGGATGAGAACATCCCGATAACTTATGTGCCGTCAAGAAATATAATCTTCCTGAGTATCGCCGCCGGTGTGTGTGAATCCATCGGCGCGGAAGCGATATACATAGGTGCGAACGCTGTTGATTATTCAGGATACCCGGACTGCCGCTATGACTTCTTCGAAGCGTTCAGGAAGATGCTTACCGTCGGTACGAAGGCAGGTGTAGAAGGCAATCCCATCGATATAAGAACGCCGATATTGGAACTCTCGAAGGCGGACATTGTAAGGAAAGGCAAAGAGCTGAATGCTCCGTTGCATCTGACCTGGTCATGTTACAACGGCGGCGGAAAGGCATGCGGACACTGTGATTCGTGCAGACTGAGGCTTAAAGGTTTTAGAGAAGCAGGATATACGGATGAAATAGAATACGAGGGATAA